The stretch of DNA CCAAGCACTTTATAGAAAATGGCGCCCACAGGGTTGGGAAGAGGTAATCGCCCAGGAACATGTGACCCAGACGCTTAAAAATGCTGTCGCCAATGACCGAGTTGCCCATGCATTCTTATTCGCCGGTCCACGCGGCACAGGCAAAACAACAACCGCACGTATACTGGCAAAGGCTGTCAACTGCCTCGAACCGGACCTCTCCATGCGTCCATGTAATGCCTGTGCACACTGCCAGGCTCTCAATTCTGGACGATTCATGGATCTCATCGAAATCGATGCCGCTTCGAATACCAGCGTCGATGATGTCAGAGACCTGCGCGAAAAGATCAACTTTTCACCATCACAGGGACGTTTCAAGGTTTATATCATCGATGAAGTCCACATGCTTTCGAATGCAGCCTTCAATGCCCTCCTAAAGACGCTGGAAGAGCCACCTCCCCACGCAATTTTTGTCCTGGCCACCACGGAAATTCACAAAATTCCGGCGACGGTGCTCTCACGGTGTCAGCGTCATGAATTTCGCCGGATTCCTATTTCCAGCATGATCTCATACTTGAAAGAAAAAGCTCACGCTGAGGAACTCAATGTAGACGAATCCGTCTTTACTGAGATCGCCAGGCAAGCCACCGGCAGCCTGCGGGATGCAGTTTCTTTGCTTGATCAGCTCACATCCTCAGACGAGCACATCACGCTTGAGATGGCTCAACAAGTTTTAGGCACAGCCACCAGTTTGCGGGTGATTGAAGTCATCGACGCACTGCTGGCAAAAGACACTCAAACAGGTTTGTCCTTGATCAGCAATGCGTTGGACAGCGGCGCAGATGCGCGCCAATTTTCGCGACAAATCGTAACTTATCTTCGAAACGTTCTTCTTTACAAAATGAATAACAAAATCCAGGTTGAAGCGGTCGAGACCATCAAAGATGCACTCGAAAAACATGCCTCTCAATTTTCAATGCGAGAATTACTGGAAGCCATTAACGGATTCAATGCAGCAACCACCCAGGAACATTTCAACTGGCATCCAGGGTTGGGGCTCGAATTAGCCTTTAGCAGTTATTTAGCCCAACCCGAGCCAGAATTAGGCGCCCCTCGAGTGGATGTCGACCTGGTTAAAGTCGCAAAACCATCTCTGACAGCAGCAGAAAATTTAAAAGCATCCAAAGAGAAAGTCGAAGACACGACTCCAGCCCCACAAATCACCCCTGTCCCGAAAGCTGAAAAGCTTGTCGATAAAGCGGACCTTGAAGCAATAGATCTCGTGACACATGAAGCGGCGGAACCAGAAACCGTTGCAAATGCTGCGGTCACAAGCACCGCATCCTTACAGGATGCTGGAGGAATCAGCTTCAGCGATATCCAAAAAGCCTGGCCGAAAATTAAAGCCCTGGTTAAAAAACACAACCCTCGAACTGAAGGTCTGCTCAACTCGTCGAAACTGACTGGTATAAGAGAAAATGTTGTGATCCTTGGGTTTTCATCTAACCTGCTTAAGGAAATGATGGAAAAAGAAGGCAACCTCACGCTGACCATGGATATTCTCGAAGAAGTTCTGGGCCAGCCTTTATTAATCAAATGTATTGTTAGCACACACGATGGGAATCCAATTCCCGACGATTTAAAGATCGAAGAGGATGGAATGGTGAGTACAGCAACACGTGATCTGGGTGGTAGAATCAGCCGAGCAAAAGAAGAAAAATAAAGATTGAATAGTTGTTGAAAG from Brevefilum fermentans encodes:
- the dnaX gene encoding DNA polymerase III subunit gamma/tau yields the protein MTQALYRKWRPQGWEEVIAQEHVTQTLKNAVANDRVAHAFLFAGPRGTGKTTTARILAKAVNCLEPDLSMRPCNACAHCQALNSGRFMDLIEIDAASNTSVDDVRDLREKINFSPSQGRFKVYIIDEVHMLSNAAFNALLKTLEEPPPHAIFVLATTEIHKIPATVLSRCQRHEFRRIPISSMISYLKEKAHAEELNVDESVFTEIARQATGSLRDAVSLLDQLTSSDEHITLEMAQQVLGTATSLRVIEVIDALLAKDTQTGLSLISNALDSGADARQFSRQIVTYLRNVLLYKMNNKIQVEAVETIKDALEKHASQFSMRELLEAINGFNAATTQEHFNWHPGLGLELAFSSYLAQPEPELGAPRVDVDLVKVAKPSLTAAENLKASKEKVEDTTPAPQITPVPKAEKLVDKADLEAIDLVTHEAAEPETVANAAVTSTASLQDAGGISFSDIQKAWPKIKALVKKHNPRTEGLLNSSKLTGIRENVVILGFSSNLLKEMMEKEGNLTLTMDILEEVLGQPLLIKCIVSTHDGNPIPDDLKIEEDGMVSTATRDLGGRISRAKEEK